The following coding sequences lie in one Vanessa atalanta chromosome 1, ilVanAtal1.2, whole genome shotgun sequence genomic window:
- the LOC125065880 gene encoding cytochrome c oxidase subunit 5A, mitochondrial, producing the protein MLRSASGAFINVVRKSLVPASRVSSVIPARWSHDGPVESDEEFDARYEAFFNRKDIDGWEVRKGMNDLCGMDLVPDPKIIKAAMHACRRVNDYALAIRFLEACKDKCGPRVGEIYPYIIQEIKPTLTELGIETPEEIGYDKPELALKNVFDM; encoded by the exons ATGTTACGGTCAGCTTCTGGTGCCTTTATAAATGTTGTCAGGAAATCCCTAGTCCCAGCATCTAGGGTTTCTTCCGTCATTCCTGCCAGGTGGTCACATGATGGTCCAGTTGAATCCGACGAAGAATTTGATGCCAG ATATGAAGCTTTCTTCAACAGAAAAGACATTGACGGATGGGAAGTCCGTAAGGGCATGAATGACCTCTGTGGTATGGATCTTGTACCTGACCCAAAAATCATCAAGGCAGCAATGCATGCCTGCAGGAGGGTTAATGACTATGCCCTCGCAATTAGGTTCCTTGAAGCTTGCAAAGACAAGTGCGGTCCTAGAGTAGGAGAAATCTACCCCTATATTATCCAAGAAATTAAGCCCACACTTACAGAACTTGGTATTGAAACTCCAGAGGAAATTGGCTACGACAAGCCTGAGTTagctttaaaaaatgtttttgacatGTAA